A genomic segment from Bacteroidota bacterium encodes:
- a CDS encoding mechanosensitive ion channel family protein, translating to MNKLFDKEAIIEMFTQLDSLVYTNLVKSIIVILVLWIFKKIIGRIIHKNIKDSKTIYQWSKTVGYIFALIGFLLIGKIWFKGAKSFLTIFGLFSAGIAIALKDVFVNLAGFIFIMWRQPFEVGHRIEIGKVSGDVVDIRPFQFTILEIGNWVDADQSTGRMIHVPNGKVFTEHLANYHFGFEYIWDELPILLTFESDWKKARKILEKLALEYEKNIPKKVERQIKKSARKYLIIYNKLTPIVYLNVKENGVLLTIRFLVEPKKRRSTREFFWENILTEFEKHDNIDFAYPTTRIYSNYIEGKKGAINNNLNK from the coding sequence ATGAATAAACTATTTGATAAAGAAGCAATTATAGAAATGTTTACACAATTAGATTCGTTAGTTTACACGAATTTAGTGAAATCGATTATTGTTATTTTGGTATTATGGATTTTTAAAAAAATAATTGGTAGAATTATACATAAGAATATAAAAGATTCTAAAACAATTTATCAATGGAGTAAAACAGTTGGGTATATTTTTGCATTAATTGGTTTTTTGCTTATTGGAAAAATTTGGTTTAAAGGTGCAAAATCTTTTTTAACAATTTTTGGATTATTTTCAGCTGGTATTGCAATTGCATTAAAAGATGTATTCGTAAATTTAGCCGGATTTATTTTTATTATGTGGAGACAACCATTTGAAGTTGGACATCGGATAGAAATTGGCAAAGTTTCCGGTGATGTTGTTGATATTCGACCATTTCAATTTACAATTTTAGAGATTGGTAATTGGGTTGATGCGGACCAAAGTACAGGCAGAATGATTCATGTTCCAAATGGGAAAGTATTTACAGAACATCTCGCAAACTATCATTTCGGATTTGAATATATTTGGGATGAATTGCCGATTTTATTAACATTTGAAAGTGATTGGAAAAAGGCGAGAAAAATATTAGAAAAACTTGCATTAGAGTATGAAAAAAATATTCCGAAAAAAGTAGAAAGGCAGATAAAAAAATCAGCAAGAAAATATTTGATAATTTATAATAAGTTAACTCCAATAGTATATTTAAATGTAAAGGAAAATGGAGTATTATTGACAATTAGATTTTTGGTAGAACCAAAAAAAAGAAGATCAACAAGAGAATTCTTTTGGGAAAATATTCTTACGGAATTTGAAAAACATGATAATATTGATTTCGCATATCCAACCACCCGAATATATTCTAATTATATTGAAGGGAAAAAAGGTGCGATAAATAATAATTTAAATAAGTAA
- a CDS encoding histidine triad nucleotide-binding protein gives MPDCIFCKIAKGEIKSDIVFENEKLIAFKDLNPQAPIHILIIPKKHISRVENLSEENSSLMGELIITAKQIADKMNIKNGYRLVFNNGENGGQEVEHIHLHLLAGRKFTWPPG, from the coding sequence ATGCCAGATTGTATTTTTTGTAAAATTGCCAAAGGTGAGATAAAATCCGATATCGTTTTTGAGAATGAAAAATTAATTGCATTTAAAGATTTGAATCCGCAAGCACCAATTCATATTTTAATTATTCCCAAAAAACATATTAGTCGTGTGGAAAATTTGAGTGAAGAAAATAGTTCCCTTATGGGCGAATTAATAATTACGGCAAAGCAAATTGCGGATAAAATGAATATAAAAAATGGTTATCGACTTGTTTTTAATAATGGAGAAAATGGTGGACAAGAGGTGGAGCATATTCACTTACATTTATTAGCCGGTAGGAAATTTACTTGGCCACCCGGGTAG
- a CDS encoding CsgG/HfaB family protein — protein MKRKIIIGIFVSLFMFISFSYSQTTIAVLQLRAKGISEMEAEVLTERLRSHLVNLNQFQVLDRENMNSILEEQGFQLSGCTSSKCMIEAGQLLGVEFMISGSVGKFGTIFTIDLRKIDIGSGEIAKTSSYDFKGEMENLLTEGINTALIRLLGNKEQKEKLTTTSQVKETTTQPKTVEDDKSIHEKLLTDSTNMGYLNASIMPKFSEVDIDNVSTSVEKAKNYSLPAGKHKIKVFAKDYSTFSDKFKIIEGEITSMTITLEELNGNQQLVKFRKKRKRGIILSSVFWSTTLFSAGMEGSNYDKYENAQTSDSAKEYREKTETWGSIRNLSAVVAISFSASTIYNHIKIKKIITKK, from the coding sequence ATGAAAAGAAAAATTATAATCGGAATATTTGTTTCGTTATTTATGTTTATTAGTTTTAGTTATTCGCAAACAACCATAGCTGTTTTGCAACTCAGAGCAAAAGGAATTAGTGAAATGGAGGCGGAAGTATTAACAGAACGGTTAAGATCGCATCTTGTTAATCTTAATCAATTCCAAGTATTAGATAGAGAAAACATGAATTCTATTTTAGAGGAACAGGGTTTTCAGCTTTCCGGTTGTACCTCAAGTAAATGTATGATAGAGGCAGGGCAATTGCTTGGTGTTGAATTCATGATTTCCGGTTCAGTTGGGAAATTTGGAACAATATTCACTATCGATTTAAGAAAAATAGATATTGGTTCAGGTGAAATTGCAAAAACTTCCTCTTATGATTTTAAAGGAGAAATGGAAAATTTGTTGACTGAAGGAATTAATACTGCTTTAATTAGATTGTTGGGAAATAAAGAACAAAAAGAAAAGTTAACAACAACTTCACAAGTTAAGGAAACGACAACACAACCGAAAACTGTGGAAGATGATAAATCTATCCATGAAAAATTATTAACAGATAGTACAAATATGGGATATTTAAATGCGAGTATTATGCCAAAATTTTCAGAAGTAGATATTGATAATGTCTCAACCTCTGTAGAAAAAGCAAAAAATTATTCTTTACCTGCGGGGAAACATAAAATTAAAGTGTTTGCAAAAGATTATTCGACTTTTTCTGACAAGTTCAAAATCATAGAAGGCGAAATCACATCAATGACAATTACATTAGAGGAACTAAATGGGAATCAGCAACTTGTAAAATTTAGGAAAAAAAGAAAGAGAGGAATTATTTTAAGTTCTGTTTTTTGGTCAACTACACTATTTTCAGCCGGCATGGAAGGTAGTAATTACGACAAATATGAAAATGCACAAACATCTGATAGTGCAAAAGAATATAGGGAAAAAACAGAGACATGGGGTTCTATTAGAAACCTATCAGCAGTTGTTGCAATAAGTTTTTCTGCATCAACAATTTATAATCATATAAAAATAAAAAAAATAATAACAAAAAAATAA